The sequence TTGAGTAAAGCTGCTGTCCCTGTTGCGCCATATCCAGGGGGAAAACCGTAAAGAACGATCGCGAGTTTGCGATCGCGCGGACTTTTTTCCCGCAGGGCGATCCACCGTTTCACCCGTCCTGTCAAGCGTTTCATCCGTTCTGGCACCAGATAGATATCATCTCCGACTAAACCCCCTAAAGGCACCGGCTCGATCGCGCCATCGAGTTCGGGTAACGCATACAATACCACACTTTGCAGCCCACCAATCCCCTGTCTGGTCCAAGAGTGAATATCTTGAATCAATAGCGGTGCAGCGACGATATAGGGGACATTTTTGGCGTTTAAGATGCGGGTGGCGACTGCTACTTGTCGTCCCGCTTCCATAGACCCAGCAGGACCCCCCACTAGCGGGAAACCAAGAGTGGAGACAATCGCATCAACTGTTACTGCTTCTTTTCGCAGCGATCGCGTGGCAATATTGCCTAACTCCCGCTGCTGCTGTTCATAAGCGGTGGTTAGCCAATCTCGGACGGCGATATGACCTTCCACCCCTGTAATAAAGAAAGGAACCGGTAACAGGTTTGCACTTTCAAAGGCGCGAATCAGTTGGGGAATGTAAGGTTGCTGGGTAAGAACGTGCTTGCGATAAAGGAGGATGGCAACTACAGCGCGATCGGTTGCTTCTGGTTTCTCCTTCTGATACCACTGCAAGTAATCTTGAGGGGAAGTGAAATAACCCTCATAATCGGGATGTAACAACCCCATATTGGGCGTTTCTATAGGCGGTGGAATCTCACCGACGGGTAAATCGAGATAAGTTTTCGCGATATAAGTAAACAGCGTGGCAACGTTTTCAGCCCCCCCGGCATTCCAATAACTGTAAATCGTCAGCCAATGGCGTAAATCTTGGACTTTGCGACCGGGAAGATACTTCAGCAGCTTCGGTCCTACTTTCAAAAAACTCAAATAACCTGCTAGCTTATCCTCTTCCCGACTATTTCCAAACTTACTAAGAATAAATTTAACGGGTTTTGGCATTCCCTTGGGTTTTTCACTGAGAGTAAACGTTCCCACCTTTGTCAGCGCCATCAGTTCCAGTGCAGACTCAAACACCAGGCGAATGGGAATATTTTGAATCCGTTCTCGCAACCACATCACTTGGTCATAGTCGAAGAGTAAACTGGCAAAGAAGACTTGTGCCCCTTTTAAAGCCTTTTCTATCTTGTCAGGAGAATTGGCTAAATCGCGATTACTAAAGACAAAAATTTCTAACTCAGGACAGTGTTGCTGAGCAACTTTTGCTGCTTCCCGATACAAATTGGCATTAAACGATTCAAAGCCAGCAATTAAAACAATCCGGTGTGTCATCCCCGCCCTCCCGCAGAAACGCTCTACTTTGATCTTAACGGGTTTCCCTTTCTGATCCCTTCTTCACCCCGTTTAGAAAAGTAATCCATTTTATACAAAATCCCGTGAAAAAAAACTAAATTAAACCAAGGCTTCGCTACAAATAATGGTTGCAATTGGTTTCTCTTCTCTTGCTAGTTTTTTATCCCGCCATTCTCCTATATTATGTTGATGATAGAGTTGTTTTAATCGTGTTACTCATGCCACAGAGGTTTTTCTCTAATCCTGTTTCTGGCAGAAAGTTATAGCCATAGATGACATCATTTTCGCTACCAATGCGATCAATTCTTCCAAAGCGTTGAATTAATTTAACAGGATTCCAGTGCAAATCATAGTTAATAATAATATTGCCATCTTGTAAGTTCAATCCTTCTGCGAGAACATCTGTTGCAATTAGAGTTTGAATCTCTTTCTCTATGGAAAAGTTTAATCTGGTTGTAAATATCCCATAAGGTTCTCATATAGATATCATAGGGAGACGTTGGCGCGATCGCCCATGATTGCTTCATTTCCGCCATTAAGTTGGCGTTGAAATCTTCCGCTTCTTCATTGACTGACAAAAGATTCAAAACGTAGGTTGGGTTGAGGTCACGAAACCCAACACCAATCAGTTATCAGTTACCAGTTGACAACGATAACTCCGAACTGCTTTTTTAAGGATAGTATTTTGGGAAGGAGTCATACTAAAATTCCTTCACGGTGAACATTCCGAAAGAAAGGAAGGGACTCTTGATTAAATTGAGATAACGAGACGAAAGCGCGAGAAATAACCACATCATGTTCTAAACAAAAATCAGATGTAAACTCTCCTGTTCGCTCAATTTCTTCCTCAGAATTAACAGGGTCTTTCAAGACAATTAAAAGGTCAATATCAGAATCATTTCTTGATTATTCAAAGCTCTATTCCTTGTTCAATTGCTTTGAGAATATGGGGTTTCGCTTTTTCTGCTTCTACTAAATCAATTGTAAATCGATGTCCTTTTTCAATCATAGCACCTGCTCGAAAAATACTAGCTTCAGCCAACAAAGTAGGTTGGGTGGAGCAAAGTGAATCCCAACAACAATCATAAGCAATTACCCGAACCTGATATTAAATGATCTTCTTATGACCAGATGTTACACCTCGTAGGGTGGGCATTGCCCACCCTACTTTAAATCTTCCAATTCTAAGGAATCATCAAATAAAGAAATTCCCCATTTTCCCAAGTGACCAGTTATTAGTGACCAGTTACCAGTTTACAACGATATCATGGAATATTAGAGATAATGGTGTGATTATGACTTCATTAACAACAGACCTACAATTAATTTTAAGTGAGAGGCTGAATGTTTCTTACAGCGACATTGAAGATGTTTGTTAACGGTGGAAAATTGAGGAAATGGCTTTATTTGGTTCAGTTTTACGGGAAGATTTTAATGAAGATAGTGATGTTGATGTTTTAGTGTTTTTTCAAGAGAAACCTAGTTGGAGTTTATTTGATTTAATAGATTTACAAGAGGAATTACAGAATTTATTTAGTCGTCCCGTTGATATTGTGCAAAAAAAAGAATTAAATAATCCCTATCGTCGCCAAGAAATTCTCAAAACACATCAGTTAGTTTATGGACAAAAATAATCGGGAGATTGCTTCTGGAGTCATACTAATACCATTTTGATAAACTGGCGCTACACACCAACCCATCATTCCCCCCTTTCCAACCGGAGCTTTAGTGAGGAGGGCTAGGGGGGATTTAATGTAACTTGACTTCTCCAAAATGGTATAAAGTGCAAAATTGCTTTCCAGTCTTTTGGCTGCGCCTTGTAGATGACCAGTGACCCGTTTACAAGCCATATAAAACAGCGACAATTTCATCAATTTCTTCTTCCCATTTCTCACAGTTAATTCCTTTCGTATCAATGCAGTTGATGTAAGGATGTTCTTTCAGAAGTTGAGTAATAATGGGGCGTTCATCGGTTTGTCGTAGTTGGTTTGAGTTAAGGCGACAATAGATAATGTGGAAATCTTCCCCAGCAGTGGCGAGTAAAAGGGGATGATCTGCGAGTTTTTCTGTGGCGGTTTCACTCCAGTGGCGAGTGGAAAGGGGAACGTTTGCGCGATCGTAGTTAAGTTCAGCCAGTAATTCTTTCAGGGAGGATAAGCCTTTCAGGTTGGCGAGAATATCTTGAATAGTCTGTTGCAATTGACTCATGATCACAGGAGAAAACCCTTTTATCGGACACAGAGAGAAAACTTTTCATCATCTTACCCCCTCTCTCTGCGCGATCGCTATTTATCTCGATCTCCCAACTTCATGAGAGACAATGGAAGTAGGTCTGAGGGGAACATTATGAGAGAACAGACATCGCCACAATTATACTTTTCCCCAGTTGCTTTTCCTTTACCAGCAGTGGTCAATCAAGATTTAATTAAATTGGGATTACTGTTGGTTGCTGTTGATCCGAACTTAGGGGGAATCGCGATCGCGGGACGAAGAGGAACTGCAAAAACCGTTCTCGCTAGAGGATTACACGCTTTATTACCGCCGATTGAAGTGGTCAAAGGGTCTTGTTGCAACTGCGATCCGCAGCATCCTGAGGAATGGGATGATTTGACCCGAGAGGCGAATCCCAACTTAATCCCTAAAGTAGAAGTCAGACCAACCCCGTTTATACAAGTTCCTCTAGGGGTAACAGAAGACCGATTATTGGGGTCTGTGGATGTGGTGCGTTCCATTGAAAAGGGAGAAACCATCTTTCAGCCTGGATTACTCGCAGCAGCCCATCGCGGTATCCTCTACATTGATGAAATTAATTTACTGGATGAGAGTATTACCAATCTCTTACTCACTATTTTGACTCAAGGGCGGAACTGCATTGAGCGAGAGGGGATTAGTTTTGAACATCCCTGTCAACCTCTGGTGATTGCAACCTATAATCCAGAGGAAAAAGAACTGCGATCGCAGCTTTTAGACCTTTTCGCGATCGGAATTTCTGCGGACAGTCCCTTAACTGTGGCGCAACGGGTGTCTG comes from Halothece sp. PCC 7418 and encodes:
- a CDS encoding nucleotidyltransferase family protein, giving the protein MEEMALFGSVLREDFNEDSDVDVLVFFQEKPSWSLFDLIDLQEELQNLFSRPVDIVQKKELNNPYRRQEILKTHQLVYGQK